Genomic window (Aquimarina sp. BL5):
GCGCAATACTGGCTGCTTGTATTTTGGACTTCATCCCACCCGTTCCGTGTGTAGAAATAGATGAAACAATTTCGTTTGTCAATGATGCTATATCATCTACTTTATCAATTGTTTGATATGTGTTATTCTCAACTGATTCTCTTGTACAAATACCATTGGTATTCGTCGCAATTACTAATAAATCAGCTTCCAACAAACTAGCTGTTAAAGCGGCTAATTTATCATTATCCCCAAATTGAATTTCGTCGGTAGCGACTGTGTCATTTTCATTAATAATTGGGATATAGTTATTAGCGACTAATACGTTAATTGTGTTCACAATATTCTTTTTGGATTGTTCCCTTTCAAAATCAGAATATGACAACAAACATTGGGATGTTAGTAAACCTAAATCTCTAAAACTCTCCTGAAAAATTCGCATTAAATGAGGCTGTCCGATAGATGCTAATGCCTGCTTTACATTAATCTCTTTTCCATTACTTTCTAAATTCACAAAT
Coding sequences:
- the proB gene encoding glutamate 5-kinase — protein: MEMDRSDKKRIVLKIGSNVLTKGTDHISRGKIEDIGRQIVALQDRYEFVIVSSGAIAVAKQFVNLESNGKEINVKQALASIGQPHLMRIFQESFRDLGLLTSQCLLSYSDFEREQSKKNIVNTINVLVANNYIPIINENDTVATDEIQFGDNDKLAALTASLLEADLLVIATNTNGICTRESVENNTYQTIDKVDDIASLTNEIVSSISTHGTGGMKSKIQAASIAQNAAIETWIVNGLNDDFMVKAIGKKIPFTMIKVESKKEIIENKL